A genomic stretch from Mesoplodon densirostris isolate mMesDen1 chromosome 3, mMesDen1 primary haplotype, whole genome shotgun sequence includes:
- the LOC132486586 gene encoding zinc finger protein 791-like isoform X1, with the protein MCLHFQDPVAFEDVAVNFTLEEWALLGPSQKKLYRDVMRETLRNLASIGEKWEDHNTEDQYKNQGRNLTSHTLWRCCESEEGSQCGENISLIPNLNLNKKNSTAVKPWECSECGKVLMSRSSFNRHVRSHTAPNPSRYQECGKKPYKCKVCGKAFSYLQPFQKHESNHGIEKSYKCKECGKSFRYRQSVRKHERTHTGEKPYQCKQCGKAFRYHQTFQTHERTHTGEKPYECKQCGKALSCPSSFRSHERTHTGEKPYECKKCSKAFSCPSSLRKHERTHTGEKPYDCKECGKAFISLGSFQRHMITHTGVGPYKCKECGKAFNCPSSYRIHERSHTGEKPYECKQCGRAFSCSSSFRTHERTHTGEKPYQCKECGKAFHWLTTFQVHVRTHTGEKPYICKQCGKALSCPTSFRRHERTHTAEKPYECKQCGKTFSSPLGLQIHERTHTGEKPYKCEKCGKAFVSLTSFRRHMMTHTGDGPYKCKECGKAFNCPSSFRIHERTHTGEKPYECKICGKAFSCSSYVQVHERTHTGEKPYECKECGKAFIYRTTFRGHMRMHTGEKPYKCKDCGKAFSRPSSYRSHERIHTGEKLLQCKHCGRAFNWPTSLHKHVMRMHTG; encoded by the exons GACCCAGTGGCCTTTGAGGATGTGGCTGTGAACTTTACCTTGGAGGAGTGGGCTCTGCTGGGGCCTTCACAGAAGAAACTCTACAGAGATGTGATGCGGGAAACCTTGAGGAACCTGGCCTCAATAG GGGAAAAATGGGAAGACCATAACACTGAAGATCAGTACAAAAACCAGGGAAGAAATCTGAC aagtcATACATTATGGAGATGCTGTGAAAGTGAAGAAGGTAGTCAGTGTGGCGAAAACATCAGCCTTATTCCAAATCTTAATCTGAACAAGAAAAATTCTACTGCAGTAAAACCATGGGAGTGCAGTGAGTGTGGAAAAGTCTTGATGAGTCGTTCATCCTTTAATAGGCACGTTAGATCTCACACTGCACCCAACCCATCCAGGTATCAGGAATGTGGAAAGAAGCCTTATAAATGTAAGgtatgtgggaaagccttcagttATCTCCAGCCTTTTCAGAAACATGAAAGTAATCATGGTATAGAGAAATCCtataaatgtaaggaatgtgggaaatcctttaGATATCGCCAATCTGTTCGAAAACATGAACGGACTCACACTGGAGAAAAACCCTATCAATGTAAacaatgtgggaaagcctttcgATATCATCAAACctttcaaacacatgaaagaactcacacaggggagaaaccctatgaatgtaagcaATGTGGTAAAGCCCTCAGTTGTCCAAGTTCCTTTCGAAGTCATGAAAGGACTCATactggagaaaaaccctatgaatgtaaaaaGTGTAGTAAAGCCTTCAGTTGTCCCAGTTCTCTTCGAAAACATGAGAGAACTCATACGGGAGAGAAACCTTACGactgtaaggaatgtgggaaagccttcatttctcttggaagcTTTCAAAGACACATGATAACACATACTGGAGTTGGACCTtataaatgtaaggaatgtggaaaaGCATTCAATTGTCCCAGTTCATATAGAATACATGAAAGATCTCACactggagaaaaaccctatgaatgtaaacaGTGTGGTAGAGCCTTCAGTTGTTCCAGTTCCTTTcgaacacatgaaagaacgcacactggagagaaaccttatcaatgtaaggaatgtggaaaagccttccATTGGCTCACCACTTTTCAAGTCCATGTGAGAACTCACACTGGCGAAAAACCCTATATATGTAAGCAGTGTGGTAAAGCCCTCAGTTGTCCCACTTCATTTCGAAGACACGAACGGACTCACACTgcagagaaaccctatgaatgtaagcaATGTGGGAAAACCTTCAGTTCTCCTCTAGGTTtgcaaatacatgaaagaactcacactggagagaaaccctacaaATGTGAGAAATGTGGGAAAGCATTTGTTTCTCTCACAAGCTTTCGAAGACACATGATGACACACACTGGAGATGGACCTtataaatgtaaggaatgtgggaaagcatTTAATTGTCCCAGTTCATTTCGAATACATGAAAGaactcacacaggagagaaaccctatgaatgtaaaatATGTGGTAAAGCCTTCAGTTGTTCCAGTTATGTTCAAGTACATGAAAgaactcatactggagagaaaccctatgaatgtaaggaatgtgggaaagccttcattTACCGCACAACCTTTCGAGGTCATATGAGAATGCACACTGGTGAGAAACCGTATAAGTGTAAAGactgtgggaaagcctttagtCGACCCAGTTCATACAGAAGCCATGAaagaattcacactggagagaaacttCTTCAATGTAAGCATTGTGGGAGAGCCTTTAATTGGCCCACATCCTTACATAAACATGTCATGAGAATGCACACTGGATAA
- the LOC132486586 gene encoding zinc finger protein 791-like isoform X2, translating into MDPVAFEDVAVNFTLEEWALLGPSQKKLYRDVMRETLRNLASIGEKWEDHNTEDQYKNQGRNLTSHTLWRCCESEEGSQCGENISLIPNLNLNKKNSTAVKPWECSECGKVLMSRSSFNRHVRSHTAPNPSRYQECGKKPYKCKVCGKAFSYLQPFQKHESNHGIEKSYKCKECGKSFRYRQSVRKHERTHTGEKPYQCKQCGKAFRYHQTFQTHERTHTGEKPYECKQCGKALSCPSSFRSHERTHTGEKPYECKKCSKAFSCPSSLRKHERTHTGEKPYDCKECGKAFISLGSFQRHMITHTGVGPYKCKECGKAFNCPSSYRIHERSHTGEKPYECKQCGRAFSCSSSFRTHERTHTGEKPYQCKECGKAFHWLTTFQVHVRTHTGEKPYICKQCGKALSCPTSFRRHERTHTAEKPYECKQCGKTFSSPLGLQIHERTHTGEKPYKCEKCGKAFVSLTSFRRHMMTHTGDGPYKCKECGKAFNCPSSFRIHERTHTGEKPYECKICGKAFSCSSYVQVHERTHTGEKPYECKECGKAFIYRTTFRGHMRMHTGEKPYKCKDCGKAFSRPSSYRSHERIHTGEKLLQCKHCGRAFNWPTSLHKHVMRMHTG; encoded by the exons GACCCAGTGGCCTTTGAGGATGTGGCTGTGAACTTTACCTTGGAGGAGTGGGCTCTGCTGGGGCCTTCACAGAAGAAACTCTACAGAGATGTGATGCGGGAAACCTTGAGGAACCTGGCCTCAATAG GGGAAAAATGGGAAGACCATAACACTGAAGATCAGTACAAAAACCAGGGAAGAAATCTGAC aagtcATACATTATGGAGATGCTGTGAAAGTGAAGAAGGTAGTCAGTGTGGCGAAAACATCAGCCTTATTCCAAATCTTAATCTGAACAAGAAAAATTCTACTGCAGTAAAACCATGGGAGTGCAGTGAGTGTGGAAAAGTCTTGATGAGTCGTTCATCCTTTAATAGGCACGTTAGATCTCACACTGCACCCAACCCATCCAGGTATCAGGAATGTGGAAAGAAGCCTTATAAATGTAAGgtatgtgggaaagccttcagttATCTCCAGCCTTTTCAGAAACATGAAAGTAATCATGGTATAGAGAAATCCtataaatgtaaggaatgtgggaaatcctttaGATATCGCCAATCTGTTCGAAAACATGAACGGACTCACACTGGAGAAAAACCCTATCAATGTAAacaatgtgggaaagcctttcgATATCATCAAACctttcaaacacatgaaagaactcacacaggggagaaaccctatgaatgtaagcaATGTGGTAAAGCCCTCAGTTGTCCAAGTTCCTTTCGAAGTCATGAAAGGACTCATactggagaaaaaccctatgaatgtaaaaaGTGTAGTAAAGCCTTCAGTTGTCCCAGTTCTCTTCGAAAACATGAGAGAACTCATACGGGAGAGAAACCTTACGactgtaaggaatgtgggaaagccttcatttctcttggaagcTTTCAAAGACACATGATAACACATACTGGAGTTGGACCTtataaatgtaaggaatgtggaaaaGCATTCAATTGTCCCAGTTCATATAGAATACATGAAAGATCTCACactggagaaaaaccctatgaatgtaaacaGTGTGGTAGAGCCTTCAGTTGTTCCAGTTCCTTTcgaacacatgaaagaacgcacactggagagaaaccttatcaatgtaaggaatgtggaaaagccttccATTGGCTCACCACTTTTCAAGTCCATGTGAGAACTCACACTGGCGAAAAACCCTATATATGTAAGCAGTGTGGTAAAGCCCTCAGTTGTCCCACTTCATTTCGAAGACACGAACGGACTCACACTgcagagaaaccctatgaatgtaagcaATGTGGGAAAACCTTCAGTTCTCCTCTAGGTTtgcaaatacatgaaagaactcacactggagagaaaccctacaaATGTGAGAAATGTGGGAAAGCATTTGTTTCTCTCACAAGCTTTCGAAGACACATGATGACACACACTGGAGATGGACCTtataaatgtaaggaatgtgggaaagcatTTAATTGTCCCAGTTCATTTCGAATACATGAAAGaactcacacaggagagaaaccctatgaatgtaaaatATGTGGTAAAGCCTTCAGTTGTTCCAGTTATGTTCAAGTACATGAAAgaactcatactggagagaaaccctatgaatgtaaggaatgtgggaaagccttcattTACCGCACAACCTTTCGAGGTCATATGAGAATGCACACTGGTGAGAAACCGTATAAGTGTAAAGactgtgggaaagcctttagtCGACCCAGTTCATACAGAAGCCATGAaagaattcacactggagagaaacttCTTCAATGTAAGCATTGTGGGAGAGCCTTTAATTGGCCCACATCCTTACATAAACATGTCATGAGAATGCACACTGGATAA